From the Oncorhynchus nerka isolate Pitt River linkage group LG20, Oner_Uvic_2.0, whole genome shotgun sequence genome, one window contains:
- the dhrs1 gene encoding dehydrogenase/reductase SDR family member 1 yields the protein MALSGWVCLVTGASRGIGRGIALQLSEAGATVYITGRQEETLKETAAQVTERGGNCVPVVCDSSSDEDLKYLFDQIQREQNGRLDILVNNAYAGVQTIFTNMGKKFWETDPTVWDSMNNSGLRGHYFCSVYASRMMVAQGRGLIVVISSMGGLRYLFNVSYGVGKAACDRLAADTAVELRSRGVASVSLWPGAVQTELVSQLVIEKDATPDVDPKYRAFFANGETTELSGKCIVELAKDKNLMSLSGKVLMTCDLSRRYGIQDVDGRSVTDYTSLKFLLTQVPYLSWLSSIVPSFFRVPRFVLTLTNGRF from the exons ATGGCCCTCTCAGGCTGGGTGTGTTTGGTGACAGGTGCCTCTCGCGGCATTGGAAGAGGCATTGCCCTGCAGCTGTCAGAGGCGGGAGCTACCGTTTACATCACTGGCCGCCAGGAGGAGACCTTGAAGGAAACTGCTGCTCAG GTGACGGAGAGGGGTGGGAACTGTGTGCCAGTTGTATGTGATTCTTCAAGTGATGAAGACCTCAAATATCTATTTGATCAAATCCAACGTGAGCAGAATGGCAGACTGGACATCCTAGTGAACAACGCCTATGCTGGTGTACAG ACCATTTTCACTAACATGGGGAAGAAGTTCTGGGAAACCGATCCAACCGTATGGGATTCCATGAACAACAGTGGCCTTAG GGGACACTATTTCTGCTCAGTGTATGCTTCGCGGATGATGGTGGCACAGGGCAGGGGCTTGATTGTGGTCATCTCTTCTATGGGAGGGTTGAGGTATCTCTTCAACGTGTCATATGGGGTTGGTAAGGCTGCG TGTGACAGGCTAGCTGCAGACACAGCAGTTGAGCTGAGAAGCAGGGGAGTGGCCTCTGTCAGCCTGTGGCCGGGAGCAGTTCAGACAGAGTTGGTGTCTCAACTCGTCATTGAGAAGGATGCTACACCGGACGTTGATCCTAAG taCAGAGCCTTCTTTGCCAATGGAGAAACCACAGAGCTGAGTGGGAAGTGCATTGTTGAGCTGGCGAAAG ATAAAAACCTGATGTCGCTGTCAGGAAAAGTGTTGATGACCTGTGACCTGTCTAGGCGATACGGAATACAAGATGTTGACG GCCGCAGTGTGACTGACTACACCTCCCTTAAATTCCTGCTGACCCAGGTCCCATATCTTTCCTGGCTCTCCTCGATTGTACCCTCATTCTTCCGGGTTCCTCGGTTTGTACTTACCCTCACCAACGGACGTTTCTGA